One segment of Streptomyces sp. NA02950 DNA contains the following:
- the rpoB gene encoding DNA-directed RNA polymerase subunit beta gives MAASRNASTANTNNGASTAPLRISFAKIKEPLEVPNLLALQTESFDWLLGNAAWKARVEAALDSGQDVPTKSGLEEIFEEISPIEDFSGSMSLTFRDHRFEPPKNSIDECKERDFTYAAPLFVTAEFTNNETGEIKSQTVFMGDFPLMTPKGTFCINGTERVVVSQLVRSPGVYFDSSIDKTSDKDIFSAKIIPSRGAWLEMEIDKRDMVGVRIDRKRKQSVTVLLKALGWTTEQILEEFGEYESMRATLEKDHTQGQDDALLDIYRKLRPGEPPTREAAQTLLENLYFNPKRYDLAKVGRYKVNKKLGADAPLDAGVLTTDDVIATIKYLVKLHAGETETAGESGTTIVVETDDIDHFGNRRLRNVGELIQNQVRTGLARMERVVRERMTTQDVEAITPQTLINIRPVVASIKEFFGTSQLSQFMDQTNPLSGLTHKRRLSALGPGGLSRERAGFEVRDVHPSHYGRMCPIETPEGPNIGLIGSLASYGRVNAFGFVETPYRKVTDGVVTDGVDFLTADEEDRFVIAQANAPLADDNRFAEARVLVRRRGGEVDYVPGSEVDYMDVSPRQMVSVATAMIPFLEHDDANRALMGSNMMRQAVPLIKAESPLVGTGMEYRCAVDAGDVIKAEKDGVVQEVSADYVTVANDDGTYTTYRVAKFSRSNQGTSFNQKVVVDEGARVITGQVLADGPSTEDGEMALGKNLLVAFMPWEGHNYEDAIILSQRLVQDDVLSSIHIEEHEVDARDTKLGPEEITRDIPNVSEEVLADLDERGIIRIGAEVIAGDILVGKVTPKGETELTPEERLLRAIFGEKAREVRDTSLKVPHGETGKVIGVRVFDREEGDELPPGVNQLVRVYVAQKRKITDGDKLAGRHGNKGVISKILPVEDMPFLEDGTPVDIILNPLGVPSRMNPGQVLEIHLGWLASRGWKVEGSEEWMQRLQAIGADEVQPGTNVATPVFDGAREDEIAGLFDSTIPNRDGDRLVQSSGKARLFDGRSGEPFPDPISVGFMYILKLHHLVDDKLHARSTGPYSMITQQPLGGKAQFGGQRFGEMEVWALEAYGAAYALQELLTIKSDDVTGRVKVYEAIVKGENIPEPGIPESFKVLIKEMQSLCLNVEVLSSDGMSIEMRDTDEDVFRAAEELGIDLSRREPSSVEEV, from the coding sequence TTGGCCGCCTCGCGCAACGCCTCGACTGCCAATACGAACAATGGCGCCAGCACCGCCCCGCTGCGCATCTCCTTTGCGAAGATCAAGGAGCCTCTCGAGGTTCCGAACCTCCTTGCACTGCAGACCGAGAGCTTCGATTGGCTGCTCGGCAATGCCGCCTGGAAGGCTCGCGTCGAGGCTGCGCTGGACAGCGGTCAGGACGTCCCCACCAAGTCCGGTCTGGAAGAGATCTTCGAGGAGATCTCCCCGATCGAGGACTTCTCCGGGTCGATGTCCCTGACCTTCCGTGATCACCGCTTCGAGCCGCCGAAGAACTCGATCGACGAGTGCAAGGAGCGCGACTTCACCTACGCCGCGCCGCTCTTCGTCACCGCCGAGTTCACCAATAACGAGACCGGTGAGATCAAGTCCCAGACGGTCTTCATGGGCGACTTCCCGCTCATGACCCCGAAGGGCACCTTCTGCATCAACGGCACCGAGCGTGTCGTTGTCTCGCAGCTGGTCCGTTCGCCCGGTGTCTACTTCGACTCCTCGATCGACAAGACATCCGACAAGGACATCTTCTCCGCCAAGATCATCCCGTCCCGGGGTGCCTGGCTGGAGATGGAGATCGACAAGCGCGACATGGTCGGTGTCCGTATCGACCGCAAGCGCAAGCAGTCCGTCACCGTCCTGCTCAAGGCGCTCGGCTGGACCACCGAGCAGATCCTCGAGGAGTTCGGCGAGTACGAGTCCATGCGCGCCACCCTGGAGAAGGACCACACCCAGGGCCAGGACGACGCGCTGCTCGACATCTACCGCAAGCTGCGTCCGGGCGAGCCCCCGACCCGTGAGGCCGCGCAGACGCTGCTGGAGAACCTCTACTTCAACCCCAAGCGCTACGACCTGGCCAAGGTCGGCCGCTACAAGGTCAACAAGAAGCTCGGCGCGGACGCCCCGCTCGACGCCGGTGTGCTGACCACCGATGACGTCATCGCGACGATCAAGTACCTGGTCAAGCTGCACGCGGGCGAGACCGAGACGGCCGGCGAGAGCGGCACCACGATCGTCGTCGAGACCGACGACATCGACCACTTCGGCAACCGCCGTCTGCGCAACGTCGGCGAGCTCATCCAGAACCAGGTCCGCACCGGTCTGGCCCGGATGGAGCGCGTCGTGCGCGAGCGCATGACCACCCAGGACGTCGAGGCGATCACGCCGCAGACCCTGATCAACATCCGGCCGGTCGTCGCCTCCATCAAGGAGTTCTTCGGCACCAGCCAGCTGTCCCAGTTCATGGACCAGACCAACCCGCTGTCGGGTCTGACCCACAAGCGCCGTCTGTCGGCGCTGGGCCCGGGTGGTCTGAGCCGTGAGCGGGCCGGCTTCGAGGTCCGTGACGTGCACCCCTCGCACTACGGCCGGATGTGCCCGATCGAGACGCCGGAAGGCCCGAACATCGGTCTGATCGGCTCGCTGGCCTCCTACGGCCGGGTCAATGCCTTCGGTTTCGTCGAGACCCCGTACCGCAAGGTCACCGACGGTGTGGTCACCGACGGCGTGGACTTCCTCACCGCCGATGAGGAAGACCGCTTCGTCATCGCCCAGGCCAACGCGCCGCTGGCCGACGACAACCGCTTCGCCGAGGCCCGGGTCCTGGTCCGCCGCCGTGGCGGTGAGGTCGACTACGTCCCCGGCTCCGAGGTCGACTACATGGACGTCTCGCCGCGCCAGATGGTGTCGGTCGCGACCGCCATGATCCCCTTCCTCGAGCACGACGACGCCAACCGCGCGCTCATGGGGTCGAACATGATGCGCCAGGCCGTGCCGCTGATCAAGGCGGAGTCCCCGCTGGTCGGCACCGGTATGGAGTACCGCTGCGCGGTCGACGCCGGTGATGTCATCAAGGCCGAGAAGGACGGTGTCGTCCAGGAGGTCTCCGCCGACTACGTCACGGTGGCCAACGACGACGGCACCTACACCACCTACCGGGTGGCCAAGTTCTCCCGCTCCAACCAGGGCACCTCCTTCAACCAGAAGGTGGTCGTGGACGAGGGCGCCCGCGTCATCACCGGTCAGGTGCTGGCCGACGGCCCGTCCACCGAGGACGGCGAGATGGCGCTGGGCAAGAACCTGCTCGTGGCGTTCATGCCGTGGGAGGGCCACAACTACGAGGACGCGATCATCCTCAGCCAGCGCCTGGTGCAGGACGACGTCCTCTCCTCGATCCACATCGAGGAGCACGAGGTCGACGCCCGTGACACCAAGCTGGGCCCCGAGGAGATCACCCGGGACATCCCGAACGTCTCCGAGGAGGTCCTGGCCGACCTCGACGAGCGCGGCATCATCCGCATCGGCGCCGAGGTCATCGCCGGGGACATCCTGGTCGGCAAGGTCACCCCGAAGGGTGAGACCGAGCTGACCCCGGAGGAGCGCCTGCTGCGCGCGATCTTCGGTGAGAAGGCCCGTGAGGTCCGTGACACCTCGCTGAAGGTGCCGCACGGCGAGACCGGCAAGGTCATCGGCGTCCGCGTCTTCGACCGCGAGGAGGGCGACGAGCTGCCCCCGGGCGTGAACCAGCTGGTCCGCGTCTACGTGGCGCAGAAGCGCAAGATCACCGACGGTGACAAGCTGGCCGGCCGGCACGGCAACAAGGGCGTCATCTCCAAGATCCTGCCGGTCGAGGACATGCCGTTCCTGGAGGACGGCACCCCGGTCGACATCATCCTCAACCCGCTGGGTGTCCCGTCCCGAATGAACCCGGGACAGGTCCTGGAGATCCACCTCGGCTGGCTGGCCTCCCGGGGCTGGAAGGTCGAGGGCTCCGAGGAGTGGATGCAGCGGCTCCAGGCGATCGGCGCGGACGAGGTCCAGCCCGGCACCAACGTCGCGACCCCGGTCTTCGACGGCGCCCGCGAGGACGAGATCGCCGGTCTCTTCGACTCGACGATCCCGAACCGCGACGGCGACCGCCTGGTCCAGTCGTCCGGTAAGGCCCGGCTCTTCGACGGCCGCTCCGGCGAGCCGTTCCCGGACCCGATCTCCGTCGGCTTCATGTACATCCTGAAGCTGCACCACCTGGTGGACGACAAGCTGCACGCCCGGTCCACCGGTCCGTACTCGATGATCACCCAGCAGCCGCTGGGCGGTAAGGCTCAGTTCGGTGGCCAGCGCTTCGGTGAGATGGAGGTGTGGGCGCTGGAGGCATACGGCGCCGCATACGCCCTCCAGGAGCTGCTGACCATCAAGTCCGACGACGTCACCGGCCGCGTGAAGGTCTACGAGGCCATCGTCAAGGGCGAGAACATTCCCGAGCCCGGCATCCCCGAGTCCTTCAAGGTGCTCATCAAGGAGATGCAGTCCCTGTGCCTCAACGTGGAGGTGCTGTCCTCGGACGGCATGTCCATCGAGATGCGCGACACCGACGAGGACGTCTTCCGCGCTGCGGAGGAGCTCGGTATCGACCTGTCCCGGCGCGAGCCGAGCAGCGTCGAAGAGGTCTGA
- the rplL gene encoding 50S ribosomal protein L7/L12, with protein MMAKLSQEELLEQFESLTLIELSEFVKAFEEKFDVTAAAPAAVVAAAPGAPGAGAEAPEEKDEFDVILTGAGDKKIQVIKVVRELTSLGLKEAKDLVDGTPKPVLEKVNKEQADKAAESLKGAGASVEVK; from the coding sequence ATCATGGCGAAGCTCAGCCAGGAAGAGCTCCTCGAGCAGTTCGAGAGCCTGACCCTCATCGAGCTCTCCGAGTTCGTGAAGGCCTTCGAGGAGAAGTTCGACGTCACCGCCGCCGCCCCGGCCGCCGTGGTCGCCGCCGCCCCGGGTGCCCCGGGCGCGGGCGCCGAGGCCCCGGAGGAGAAGGACGAGTTCGACGTCATCCTCACCGGCGCCGGCGACAAGAAGATCCAGGTCATCAAGGTCGTGCGTGAGCTGACCTCGCTGGGTCTGAAGGAGGCCAAGGACCTCGTCGACGGCACCCCGAAGCCGGTCCTCGAGAAGGTCAACAAGGAGCAGGCCGACAAGGCCGCCGAGTCCCTCAAGGGCGCCGGCGCCTCCGTCGAGGTCAAGTGA
- the rplJ gene encoding 50S ribosomal protein L10, with protein sequence MASPDKVEAVEEMREKFRNSHAAVVTAYTGLTVAQLKELRRSLGENAQYRVVKNTLTKIAANEVGINQLDDLFVGSSAVAFVTGDPVVAAKGLRDFAKENPALVIKGGVLDGKALSADEIKKLADLESREVLLAKLAGAMKAKQSQAAALFQAPLSKFVRTAEALRQKQAEQGGADTPAPAEAEAAE encoded by the coding sequence ATGGCGAGTCCTGACAAGGTCGAAGCCGTTGAGGAGATGCGGGAGAAGTTCCGCAACTCCCACGCTGCCGTCGTGACCGCGTACACCGGTCTCACCGTTGCCCAGCTCAAGGAGCTGCGCCGTTCGCTCGGTGAGAACGCCCAGTACCGTGTGGTGAAGAACACGCTGACCAAGATCGCGGCCAATGAGGTCGGGATCAACCAGCTCGACGACCTGTTCGTGGGTTCGTCGGCCGTCGCCTTTGTGACCGGTGACCCGGTCGTGGCGGCGAAGGGTCTCCGTGACTTCGCCAAGGAAAACCCCGCTCTCGTCATCAAGGGCGGCGTGCTCGACGGCAAGGCGCTGTCTGCCGACGAGATCAAGAAGCTCGCGGACCTCGAGTCCCGTGAGGTGCTGCTCGCCAAGCTGGCGGGTGCGATGAAGGCCAAGCAGTCCCAGGCTGCGGCGCTCTTCCAGGCCCCGCTGTCGAAGTTCGTCCGCACCGCGGAGGCGCTCCGGCAGAAGCAGGCCGAGCAGGGCGGTGCCGACACCCCGGCTCCCGCCGAGGCCGAGGCCGCCGAGTAA
- the rplA gene encoding 50S ribosomal protein L1, translating to MSKRSKTLRAADAKIDRERAYAPLEAVRLAKDTASTKFDATVEVAMRLGVDPRKADQMVRGTVNLPHGTGKTARVLVFATGDRAAAAEAAGADIVGSDELIDEVSKGRLDFDAVVATPDLMGKVGRLGRVLGPRGLMPNPKTGTVTPDVAKAVTDIKGGKIEFRVDKHANLHFIIGKVSFGEAQLVENYAAALEEINRLKPSAAKGRYIKKATLTTTMGPGIPLDANRTRNLLVEDEAV from the coding sequence GTGAGCAAGCGCAGCAAGACCCTCCGCGCTGCGGACGCCAAGATCGACCGGGAGCGCGCCTACGCCCCGCTCGAGGCCGTCCGTCTCGCCAAGGACACCGCCAGCACCAAGTTCGACGCGACCGTCGAGGTCGCCATGCGCCTGGGCGTCGACCCGCGCAAGGCCGACCAGATGGTCCGCGGCACCGTGAACCTGCCGCACGGCACCGGTAAGACCGCCCGGGTCCTGGTCTTCGCGACCGGTGACCGTGCCGCAGCCGCGGAGGCCGCCGGCGCCGACATCGTCGGCTCCGACGAGCTCATCGACGAGGTGTCCAAGGGGCGTCTGGACTTCGACGCCGTCGTCGCCACCCCGGACCTCATGGGCAAGGTCGGCCGCCTCGGCCGGGTGCTCGGTCCGCGTGGTCTGATGCCGAACCCGAAGACCGGCACCGTCACCCCGGACGTGGCCAAGGCCGTCACGGACATCAAGGGCGGCAAGATCGAGTTCCGCGTCGACAAGCACGCCAACCTGCACTTCATCATCGGCAAGGTGTCGTTCGGTGAGGCGCAGCTGGTGGAGAACTACGCCGCGGCGCTCGAGGAGATCAACCGTCTCAAGCCGTCCGCCGCGAAGGGCCGCTACATCAAGAAGGCGACCCTGACCACCACGATGGGCCCCGGCATCCCGCTGGACGCCAACCGCACCCGCAACCTGCTGGTCGAGGACGAGGCCGTCTGA
- the rplK gene encoding 50S ribosomal protein L11, which translates to MPPKKKKVTGLIKLQIQAGAANPAPPVGPALGQHGVNIMEFCKAYNAATESQRGMVVPVEITVYEDRSFTFITKTPPAAKLILKAAGVEKGSGEPHKTKVAKITRDQVRDIATTKMPDLNANDLDAAEKIIAGTARSMGITVEG; encoded by the coding sequence ATGCCTCCCAAGAAGAAGAAGGTCACGGGGCTGATCAAGCTCCAGATCCAGGCCGGCGCCGCGAACCCGGCCCCGCCGGTCGGCCCCGCGCTGGGTCAGCACGGCGTCAACATCATGGAGTTCTGCAAGGCCTACAACGCCGCGACCGAGTCGCAGCGTGGCATGGTCGTGCCGGTGGAGATCACGGTCTATGAGGACCGTTCCTTCACCTTCATCACCAAGACTCCGCCGGCCGCCAAGCTGATCCTGAAGGCCGCGGGGGTGGAGAAGGGCTCCGGCGAGCCGCACAAGACCAAGGTCGCCAAGATCACCCGCGACCAGGTCCGTGACATCGCCACCACCAAGATGCCCGACCTGAACGCCAACGACCTGGACGCCGCCGAGAAGATCATCGCCGGCACCGCCCGTTCCATGGGCATCACGGTCGAGGGCTGA
- the nusG gene encoding transcription termination/antitermination protein NusG, whose protein sequence is MSDPNLNDAAEPVESREDELDIVEAADSDQAEAADAAVGEPAEQAALHIEDEAAAEATETDEDEATEGETTEEEAVDPVEALREELRTLPGEWYVIHTYAGYENRVKTNLEQRAVSLNVEDYIFQAEVPQEEVVQIKNGDRRTVRQNKLPGYVLVRMDLTNESWGVVRNTPGVTGFVGNAYDPYPLTLDEIVKMLAPEAEEKAAKAAAEEGGLPTPSRKVEVQVLDFEVGDSVTVTDGPFATLQATINEINADSKKVKGLVEIFGRETPVELSFDQIQKN, encoded by the coding sequence GTGTCTGACCCGAACCTGAACGACGCCGCCGAGCCCGTCGAGTCCCGTGAGGACGAGCTCGACATCGTCGAGGCGGCGGATTCCGACCAGGCTGAAGCAGCCGACGCCGCGGTCGGCGAGCCGGCCGAGCAGGCAGCGCTCCACATCGAGGACGAGGCGGCGGCCGAGGCCACCGAGACCGATGAGGACGAGGCCACCGAGGGCGAGACGACCGAGGAAGAGGCGGTCGACCCGGTCGAGGCCCTGCGTGAGGAACTGCGCACCCTCCCTGGTGAGTGGTACGTGATCCACACCTACGCGGGCTACGAGAACCGCGTGAAGACCAACCTCGAGCAGCGGGCCGTCTCGCTGAACGTGGAGGACTACATCTTCCAGGCCGAGGTGCCGCAGGAAGAGGTCGTCCAGATCAAGAACGGCGACCGCCGCACCGTCCGCCAGAACAAGCTCCCCGGCTATGTGCTGGTGCGCATGGACCTGACGAACGAGTCGTGGGGCGTCGTCCGCAACACCCCGGGCGTCACCGGCTTCGTGGGCAACGCCTACGACCCGTACCCGCTGACCCTGGACGAGATCGTCAAGATGCTCGCCCCGGAGGCCGAGGAGAAGGCCGCCAAGGCCGCCGCCGAGGAGGGCGGTCTGCCGACGCCCAGCCGCAAGGTCGAGGTCCAGGTGCTGGACTTCGAGGTGGGCGACTCGGTCACGGTCACCGACGGCCCGTTCGCGACCCTCCAGGCCACGATCAACGAGATCAACGCCGACTCGAAGAAGGTCAAGGGCCTGGTCGAGATCTTCGGCCGGGAGACCCCGGTCGAGCTGAGCTTCGACCAGATCCAGAAGAACTGA
- the secE gene encoding preprotein translocase subunit SecE: protein MTEALGSTATPESGRPEDEVATKKGRRGGKRGKKGPLGRLALFYRQIVAELRKVVWPTRSQLSTYTSVVIVFVVIMIGIVTVIDYGFNNAIKYVFG from the coding sequence GTGACGGAAGCCCTTGGCTCCACCGCGACGCCTGAGAGCGGTCGTCCCGAGGACGAGGTGGCGACCAAGAAGGGCCGCCGCGGTGGCAAGCGCGGGAAGAAGGGGCCCCTCGGCCGCCTCGCGCTGTTCTACCGCCAGATCGTCGCTGAGCTGCGCAAGGTCGTATGGCCCACCCGCAGTCAGCTGTCGACGTACACCTCTGTGGTGATCGTCTTTGTTGTCATCATGATCGGCATCGTTACCGTGATTGACTATGGGTTCAACAACGCCATCAAGTACGTCTTCGGCTGA